The Corynebacterium poyangense genome includes a window with the following:
- a CDS encoding DUF3068 domain-containing protein: MLPRSRIFGILLIGVGVALAAAGLLGPRVIHLDARVPLDVEENTMRLHDSEAKSRIVGDPDAGVVVGPMVRQLHTTVQEPVDEDNATMRVGVSVRREQAPSEAEGLTTAQVWDFGIDRRTGKINTQMRVSDQIASPPADISANCWWLNFPPNPEQTTYQIFDDTLRRCEPAVFRGEEDVAGRPAYHYYQRIDPTNVAQEYNGPFTITHFSDGREGYLYHSADRDVWVDQETGMLLKLSENIDDYYGDAHANRVEDNFTFHGRMPEQDVSARAEASAEVAKRGVVGIIFQVLKFLGAVLILGGLGVTFWPRGKARR; this comes from the coding sequence GCCGGTCTCCTCGGCCCCCGGGTGATTCACCTCGATGCTCGAGTCCCCCTGGATGTTGAAGAAAATACCATGAGACTTCATGATTCGGAGGCAAAAAGCCGAATTGTCGGTGACCCTGACGCCGGGGTTGTTGTCGGGCCGATGGTTCGACAACTTCACACCACTGTCCAAGAACCTGTCGATGAAGATAACGCCACCATGCGCGTTGGCGTCTCGGTGCGTCGAGAGCAAGCCCCTTCAGAAGCTGAGGGGTTGACTACTGCCCAGGTGTGGGACTTCGGGATTGACCGTCGGACCGGAAAGATCAACACTCAGATGCGGGTGAGCGATCAAATCGCTAGCCCACCCGCCGATATTTCTGCCAATTGCTGGTGGCTAAATTTCCCGCCCAACCCGGAGCAGACAACCTATCAGATTTTTGACGACACCTTGCGACGTTGCGAACCGGCAGTGTTTCGCGGAGAAGAAGATGTCGCCGGGCGGCCCGCCTACCACTATTACCAGCGGATAGACCCCACCAACGTGGCTCAGGAATACAACGGGCCCTTTACTATCACCCATTTTTCCGACGGCCGCGAAGGCTACTTATATCATTCAGCAGATCGAGATGTGTGGGTGGATCAAGAAACCGGCATGTTGCTCAAACTATCTGAAAATATCGATGATTACTATGGTGATGCCCACGCTAATCGCGTCGAAGATAACTTCACCTTTCATGGACGTATGCCTGAACAGGACGTCAGCGCCAGGGCAGAAGCATCGGCGGAGGTTGCCAAGCGAGGTGTCGTAGGCATTATTTTCCAGGTGCTGAAGTTCCTCGGTGCAGTCTTGATCCTGGGCGGTCTGGGTGTTACTTTCTGGCCTCGAGGGAAGGCTCGACGCTAA